AATATTCTCCGGTACGACGCCGGCATTGGTGATTTGCAGGATGTTTACGTCTGCCTGGCGGCGCAACGCCACCTGGATGGTCTCCTCACCCGGTGAGGCTTCGATGGCGTTCAACAGCAGATTGTACAGCATGGGATAACACAGCATTTTTTCACCCATGACCGGAAAAGAGTGAACAGGATCCTCAACCCTGTCGCACTGCACGATGATCCGCACTTTCTTGCCTGCAAGATGGTGGCGCAGGTCGTGGACGATTTTTTCCACTTCGTGGAGCAGGTCAAATGTTTCCGGGTGCAACGTGTACTGGCCCGATTCCATTTTGATCAGATCCGTGGAACGGTTGATCATTTCCAGCAGGGTATAGCCGTTTCGTTCCACCATGCTCAGCAGGCTTTTTTGTCCTTCGGTCAGGTTGGGATCCTCCCGCATCACCTCCGGCACGCCAATGATGGCAGCCAGGGGGCCTTTCAGGTCATGGCGGGAGAGTTGTTCGATATCCTCGCGAATTTTCAGGGCCTTTTCCAGGGCATGATTTTTTTTCTCCAGCTCCCTTTTGGCAACCACGAGATCATGAATATTTTTCACCCGTGCCAGGACAATGGCGGAACTGGAGGGTTTGCGGATGTAATCCATGGCGCCCATGGCCAATCCCATGGTTTCGTCCGCAAAATCCTGCTTGGCGGTCAGGAAAAGGATC
The window above is part of the Magnetococcales bacterium genome. Proteins encoded here:
- a CDS encoding response regulator → MNAQYGHGKEGHPHKMGTVLVVDDAPESINTIRNALASHFQILVATRGEMALKVVRQTLPDIILLDILMPGMDGYATCQHLKSNPNTADIPILFLTAKQDFADETMGLAMGAMDYIRKPSSSAIVLARVKNIHDLVVAKRELEKKNHALEKALKIREDIEQLSRHDLKGPLAAIIGVPEVMREDPNLTEGQKSLLSMVERNGYTLLEMINRSTDLIKMESGQYTLHPETFDLLHEVEKIVHDLRHHLAGKKVRIIVQCDRVEDPVHSFPVMGEKMLCYPMLYNLLLNAIEASPGEETIQVALRRQADVNILQITNAGVVPENIRERFFEKYVTSGKEHGTGLGTYSAWLVSRVHGGAITLDASRQGMTTVTVTLPTSLPINPPDGKPPDP